One Bacteroidota bacterium genomic window carries:
- the gap gene encoding type I glyceraldehyde-3-phosphate dehydrogenase has protein sequence MGKIKIGINGFGRIGRFVFRIAMADSSVEVVAVNDLIDVDYMAYMLKYDSTHGQYKGTVAVKDGQLIVDGKTIRVTAEKNPADIKWGAVGADYVVESTGLFLEKAKCQGHIDAGAKKVIMSAPSKDDTPMFVMGVNHKSYTKDMNFVSNASCTTNCLAPIAKVLHDNFGIVEGLMTTVHATTATQKTVDGPSAKDWRGGRGAGQNIIPSSTGAAKAVGKVIPSLNGKLTGMAFRVPTPDVSVVDLTCRLEKGASYADICAAMKKASEGELKGILGYTEDAVVSNDFVGDFRTSIFDAGAGISLSPNFVKVVSWYDNEMGYSAKVVDLIKHMDTVK, from the coding sequence ATGGGAAAAATTAAAATCGGGATTAACGGCTTCGGAAGAATTGGTCGCTTCGTGTTCCGCATCGCTATGGCTGACTCAAGTGTTGAGGTAGTTGCAGTCAATGACCTCATTGATGTTGATTACATGGCTTATATGTTGAAATACGATTCAACCCACGGACAATACAAAGGTACAGTAGCCGTAAAAGACGGTCAGCTGATTGTAGACGGTAAAACTATTCGCGTTACTGCAGAAAAAAATCCGGCTGACATTAAATGGGGAGCTGTAGGTGCTGACTATGTGGTAGAATCAACAGGTTTATTCCTTGAAAAAGCAAAATGTCAGGGTCATATCGATGCTGGTGCAAAAAAAGTGATCATGTCTGCTCCTTCTAAGGATGATACCCCCATGTTTGTAATGGGTGTAAACCACAAATCGTATACAAAAGACATGAACTTCGTGTCAAATGCTTCCTGCACAACAAACTGTCTTGCTCCAATTGCAAAAGTTCTTCACGATAACTTTGGCATTGTAGAAGGCTTAATGACTACCGTACATGCCACTACAGCTACTCAAAAAACTGTAGATGGTCCATCTGCAAAAGACTGGAGAGGTGGCCGTGGTGCTGGTCAGAACATTATTCCATCGTCGACTGGCGCTGCTAAAGCTGTTGGAAAAGTTATTCCTTCGCTGAACGGCAAACTTACAGGTATGGCTTTCCGTGTGCCAACTCCTGACGTTTCAGTGGTTGACTTAACCTGCCGCCTGGAAAAAGGTGCTTCGTATGCCGATATTTGCGCTGCCATGAAAAAAGCTTCTGAAGGCGAATTAAAAGGAATCTTGGGATACACTGAAGATGCAGTAGTTTCGAACGATTTTGTAGGTGATTTCCGCACTTCGATTTTCGATGCTGGAGCAGGTATTTCTTTATCTCCTAACTTTGTAAAAGTAGTATCATGGTACGACAACGAAATGGGTTATTCTGCAAAAGTTGTTGACCTGATTAAACACATGGATA